A single region of the Rhizobium sp. NLR16a genome encodes:
- a CDS encoding carbohydrate ABC transporter permease: MADIETLNTTAAGIDAVSQRLGDGPSGPKPRPTLSARNIMLYGTLTVAALYYLLPLYVMVVTSLKGMPEIRLGNIFSPPMEITFEPWVKAWAEACTGLNCDGLSRGFWNSVRITVPSVIISIAIASVNGYALANWRFKGSELFFSILIIGAFIPYQVMIYPIVIILREIGIYGTLTGLVIVHSIFGMPILTLLFRNYFVSLPEELFKAARVDGAGFWQIFLKIMMPMSLPIFVVAMILQVTGIWNDFLFGVVFTRPDTYPMTVQLNNIVNSVQGVKEYNVNMAATILTGLVPLIVYFVSGRLFVRGIAAGAVKG, encoded by the coding sequence GTGGCTGATATCGAAACTCTCAACACCACGGCTGCCGGCATCGACGCCGTCTCACAGAGGCTCGGCGACGGTCCGAGCGGTCCGAAGCCGCGCCCGACGCTGTCAGCGCGCAACATCATGCTGTATGGAACGCTGACAGTTGCAGCGCTCTATTATCTGCTGCCGCTCTATGTGATGGTCGTGACGTCACTGAAGGGTATGCCGGAAATTCGTCTCGGCAACATCTTCTCGCCGCCGATGGAGATCACCTTCGAACCCTGGGTCAAGGCCTGGGCGGAGGCCTGCACGGGCTTGAACTGCGATGGCCTGTCGCGCGGTTTCTGGAATTCGGTGCGCATCACGGTGCCGTCGGTGATCATCTCGATCGCGATCGCCTCGGTGAACGGCTATGCGCTGGCAAACTGGCGGTTCAAGGGTTCCGAGCTATTCTTCTCGATCCTCATCATCGGGGCCTTCATTCCCTATCAGGTGATGATCTATCCGATCGTCATCATCCTGCGTGAAATCGGCATCTACGGCACGCTGACCGGCCTCGTCATCGTGCATTCGATCTTCGGCATGCCGATCCTGACACTGCTCTTCCGCAACTACTTCGTGTCGCTGCCGGAGGAACTGTTCAAGGCGGCGCGTGTCGACGGGGCGGGCTTCTGGCAGATCTTCCTCAAGATCATGATGCCGATGTCGCTGCCGATCTTCGTCGTCGCCATGATCTTGCAGGTCACAGGCATCTGGAATGACTTCCTGTTCGGCGTGGTCTTCACCCGGCCGGATACCTATCCGATGACCGTGCAGCTCAACAACATCGTCAATTCCGTTCAGGGCGTGAAGGAATACAATGTCAACATGGCAGCGACGATCCTCACCGGCCTGGTGCCGCTGATCGTCTATTTCGTCTCCGGACGGCTTTTCGTTCGCGGCATTGCCGCAGGCGCA